From Sporosarcina sp. 6E9, a single genomic window includes:
- a CDS encoding AAA family ATPase: MTNTNFKKLEEIRQALNSKFYERENEVEGILVALLSRQHMLMIGPAGTAKSALSVELAKIVQGTAYFQWLLTRFSTPEEVFGPLSLKDLEQGVYKRNTATKMPEANLVFLDEIFKANSAILNSLLTLINERLFYNNGTPAKVPLMSVIGASNEYPEEGEGLEALFDRFLLRFELDYIADEMNFVSMMKGTGQNQVMPSMTMDELVQLQFFTDMVTIPDEVYETLSKIRNELRDEGIRPSDRRFKQSLSVLQAKALINQRQVVKVDDIVILENALWETVDQKDNVSLIVRSHAQDVVTRKLDTIQEEAREVFSSMQTDASTDAGMEATQKLKSLVADLNKLKTHNQNRDTDIDSLLDKLKAMQQEILDSILEPMDFGTTNEKSTVQIPF, encoded by the coding sequence ATGACAAACACCAATTTCAAGAAGTTAGAGGAAATCAGACAGGCACTTAATTCAAAGTTTTACGAACGTGAGAATGAGGTCGAGGGAATTCTTGTCGCTCTACTCTCTAGGCAGCACATGCTCATGATTGGACCTGCAGGAACTGCGAAATCCGCATTGTCGGTTGAGTTAGCCAAAATCGTGCAGGGAACAGCGTATTTTCAGTGGTTGCTGACAAGGTTCAGTACACCTGAAGAAGTGTTTGGTCCGTTGTCGTTAAAAGACCTTGAACAGGGTGTATACAAGCGGAATACAGCAACTAAAATGCCTGAAGCGAATCTTGTTTTTCTAGATGAAATATTCAAAGCGAACTCGGCTATCTTGAATAGTTTGCTAACACTAATAAATGAAAGGCTCTTCTATAATAATGGAACGCCGGCAAAGGTTCCTTTGATGTCAGTCATTGGAGCTTCGAATGAATACCCGGAAGAGGGAGAGGGACTTGAAGCTCTTTTCGACAGGTTTTTACTTAGGTTCGAATTAGATTACATTGCAGATGAAATGAATTTTGTTTCCATGATGAAGGGCACCGGTCAAAATCAGGTTATGCCTTCCATGACGATGGATGAATTGGTTCAACTTCAGTTTTTTACTGACATGGTTACAATTCCTGACGAAGTATATGAAACTCTTTCAAAAATCCGTAATGAATTGCGTGATGAAGGAATCCGTCCTTCTGACAGGCGGTTTAAACAGTCACTTTCAGTTCTTCAAGCGAAAGCATTGATAAACCAAAGACAAGTAGTAAAAGTTGATGATATTGTCATCCTTGAAAATGCCCTTTGGGAAACAGTGGATCAAAAAGATAACGTTTCCCTGATTGTTCGCAGTCATGCACAGGATGTGGTTACTCGAAAACTTGATACGATTCAGGAAGAGGCAAGGGAAGTATTTTCTTCGATGCAGACGGATGCTTCTACTGACGCTGGAATGGAAGCTACCCAAAAGTTGAAATCGTTGGTTGCTGACTTAAATAAGTTGAAAACGCATAATCAAAATAGAGATACGGATATTGACTCTTTACTTGATAAACTGAAAGCAATGCAACAAGAAATACTTGACAGTATTTTGGAGCCGATGGATTTTGGCACCACAAATGAAAAGTCAACAGTACAAATACCATTTTAA
- a CDS encoding VWA domain-containing protein has protein sequence MKPISGRNENHSVLNADTFDKRRFKEIYNMSQGLQKLSIDGELPEFEPLLGDIWASLYKMKPELTEDEVPDDLQVNKSFMEKIMNDDSFENYRKFTRLDDISSAIGTVKFGEKTNEWLIEQKERDESLQKKMQRIQAMQRQLQKQEQQNGAGNGNGKLEEDLKSAMSDLDSQLQQTLQNNSHSFSQAMSQAMQETKQTKDSLKSLLGGTGAGSGDAELKKVPLRDQISLAEKIASNKQMKEIADWAGRFKQIARKKQKSKHSNSMERSGVTLGSDIERLLPMELGLYTHPITKNDFLRRFVEGQTMMYEQKGQEVLGKGPIILCLDQSGSMNKLDTQSKGFTLALMSIARKQRRDFCLILFSTRTQIIKYERGKMESSDMIKLAQTFLGGGTDFALPLDGALKVINESRFKQADLVFVTDGEDLVKDSFLETFNKKKKEKEFNVLSLLIGNNTKTVERFSDKIVNIKDFDDAGSFTAFEI, from the coding sequence TTGAAACCAATAAGCGGAAGAAATGAAAATCATTCTGTGTTAAATGCAGATACATTCGATAAAAGACGTTTCAAAGAAATTTATAATATGTCGCAAGGACTTCAAAAGTTAAGCATTGATGGGGAACTACCTGAGTTTGAACCGTTACTCGGTGACATATGGGCTTCTTTATACAAGATGAAACCCGAATTAACTGAAGATGAAGTCCCTGATGATTTGCAAGTTAACAAATCGTTTATGGAGAAAATCATGAATGATGATTCGTTTGAAAACTATCGAAAATTTACTCGATTGGATGACATATCTTCAGCCATCGGAACTGTGAAATTCGGGGAGAAAACGAATGAATGGTTAATTGAACAAAAGGAACGGGATGAAAGCTTACAAAAAAAGATGCAAAGGATTCAGGCGATGCAAAGACAGCTTCAAAAGCAGGAACAACAAAATGGGGCTGGAAATGGTAACGGGAAACTAGAAGAAGACTTGAAATCAGCAATGTCAGACTTGGACAGTCAACTTCAACAGACGTTACAGAACAACAGTCATAGTTTTTCACAAGCGATGTCACAAGCTATGCAGGAAACGAAACAGACGAAAGATAGCTTGAAATCATTACTGGGAGGCACGGGTGCTGGTAGTGGTGACGCAGAACTGAAAAAAGTTCCTTTACGGGATCAAATTTCATTAGCTGAAAAAATCGCATCAAATAAACAGATGAAAGAAATTGCAGATTGGGCTGGTCGATTTAAACAGATAGCCCGTAAAAAGCAAAAATCTAAGCATAGTAATTCAATGGAAAGAAGCGGAGTTACGTTAGGAAGTGATATTGAGCGATTGTTACCGATGGAATTGGGCTTATATACACATCCAATAACGAAGAACGACTTCTTACGTCGCTTTGTCGAAGGCCAGACGATGATGTATGAACAGAAAGGGCAAGAGGTATTGGGGAAAGGGCCAATCATACTTTGTTTAGATCAGTCAGGCAGCATGAACAAGCTAGATACCCAATCCAAGGGATTTACATTAGCCCTTATGTCAATTGCAAGAAAACAAAGAAGGGATTTTTGTTTGATATTATTCTCTACTCGTACACAAATCATTAAATATGAGAGAGGAAAAATGGAAAGTTCAGATATGATCAAGTTAGCTCAAACCTTCTTAGGGGGAGGAACGGACTTTGCACTTCCTCTTGACGGAGCATTGAAAGTAATAAACGAAAGTCGGTTTAAACAGGCGGATTTAGTTTTCGTTACTGATGGTGAAGACCTAGTAAAGGATTCGTTTTTAGAAACTTTCAATAAAAAGAAAAAAGAAAAGGAATTTAATGTACTATCTCTATTAATAGGAAATAACACAAAAACAGTAGAGCGGTTTTCAGACAAGATAGTTAATATTAAGGATTTTGATGATGCAGGAAGTTTTACTGCCTTTGAAATATAG